The following coding sequences lie in one Heyndrickxia oleronia genomic window:
- a CDS encoding helix-turn-helix domain-containing protein: protein MKITAEMLPILRKCRGLSQSEFAEFAGLKQSKLSDIECGKVPVNDHYKAKLFLALGKLKFSEQELNNIYELTEMNK from the coding sequence TTGAAGATAACAGCCGAAATGTTACCTATTCTTAGAAAATGTCGTGGGCTATCGCAAAGTGAATTTGCGGAATTTGCTGGACTAAAACAATCAAAGTTATCTGATATTGAGTGTGGGAAAGTACCTGTTAATGATCATTACAAAGCTAAATTATTTTTAGCTTTAGGAAAACTTAAATTCAGCGAACAGGAACTAAATAATATTTACGAATTAACGGAAATGAATAAGTAA